CGCCGCGCAGGTAGCGCAGCGGGTGCGGCGCGAAGCGCTCGGCCAGGTTCGCGTGCAGCACGGCGCCGCCCAGTTGCGAGCCCTCGATCACATAGACCACGCCCCAGCGGTAGGCTGCACTGGCACCAGTGGGCCAGGCGGCGGTCGGACGCGGCGCCGGCGGCGCCGGCATGCCCGGCTCGCGCAGGTCGGCGTCGATCAGGGCCAGGCGCCGGGTCGGCGCCAGGCTCGGCTCGGCCTGCGGGCCATCGGCGTAGCCATCGAGCCAGGCTTGCAAGGGCAGCAGCCAGTCGCGCACCATGGCCAGGTGCTCGGCGTAATCGAGCAGCGAAGGCGCCGGGGCCGCCAGCGGCAGGCCGCTGTCGAGCCGCTCGTGGCGCGAGGCGGTGGCGGCGCGCAGCGCGGCCAGGATATCGGTGGTAGCGGTGTCGGCCCGCGCGGCTTGGCTGGAAAGGTTCATGAGGGTAGGGCAAAACGGCGAATTGCTCATCTTACCAGCCCCGCCAATTCACTCGGCGGCTGGCTCGGGGTACTCGACCGACAGAATCTCGAGCTCTTCGGCGCCGAGCGGGGTCTGCAGGGTGATGGTTTCGCCCTCGCGCGCCTTGGTCAGCGCGCGCGCCACCGGCGAGACCCAGCTGATCTTTCCCTTGAGCGGATCGAGCTCGTCGATACCGACGATGGTGACCGTGTGCTCTTCGCCGGCCTTGTTCAGGTAGCAGACGGTGGCGCCA
Above is a genomic segment from Massilia sp. H6 containing:
- a CDS encoding biliverdin-producing heme oxygenase; the encoded protein is MNLSSQAARADTATTDILAALRAATASRHERLDSGLPLAAPAPSLLDYAEHLAMVRDWLLPLQAWLDGYADGPQAEPSLAPTRRLALIDADLREPGMPAPPAPRPTAAWPTGASAAYRWGVVYVIEGSQLGGAVLHANLAERFAPHPLRYLRGEAGGPGPRWRACMLALRANVRSPEQVAEACAGACAAFDRILALAPKK